In a genomic window of Candidatus Poribacteria bacterium:
- the ahcY gene encoding adenosylhomocysteinase, which yields MNYDIKTTALAGAGKQRIDWANRFMPVLDSIRARFENERPLDGLKVAACLHVTTETANLMKTLKSGGAEAVVCASNPLSTQDDVAASLVVDEEIGVFAINGEDTETYYKHIDATLDLQPTITMDDGADLVSRLHSEETNPALVEQVVAGTEETTTGVIRLKSMAAEGVLKYPIIAVNDARTKHFFDNRYGTGQSTLDGIIRATNLLIAGTTVVVAGYGWCGRGVASRARGLGANVIVTEVTALKALEAVMDGFRVMPMQKAVQEADLIITLTGDIHVLRKEHFEAMKDGAIIANSGHFNVEIDIPALEKLSVDKGNARPYVDAYILEDGRKLYLVGEGRLVNLAAAEGHPASVMDMSFANQALSLEYIAKNHEQFENRVYDVPESIDETVAQLKLQAFGVEIDTLTAEQEKYLNSWEMGT from the coding sequence ATGAACTACGATATTAAAACGACAGCGCTCGCAGGAGCAGGCAAACAACGCATTGATTGGGCAAACCGGTTCATGCCTGTTTTAGATTCTATTCGCGCACGCTTTGAAAATGAACGTCCTTTAGACGGGTTGAAGGTAGCCGCATGTTTGCACGTCACAACTGAAACTGCAAACTTAATGAAAACTCTAAAATCAGGTGGTGCCGAAGCCGTTGTCTGTGCATCGAACCCTCTCAGTACGCAGGATGATGTCGCCGCATCTCTTGTTGTTGACGAAGAGATCGGTGTTTTTGCCATTAACGGTGAAGATACAGAAACCTATTACAAACACATTGATGCTACCCTTGATTTACAACCGACTATTACTATGGATGACGGTGCCGACCTTGTTTCCAGGCTTCACTCTGAAGAAACGAATCCGGCTTTAGTTGAGCAGGTCGTTGCTGGAACGGAAGAGACAACAACCGGTGTTATCCGGCTCAAGAGTATGGCGGCTGAAGGCGTGCTGAAATATCCGATTATCGCTGTAAACGACGCGCGGACGAAGCATTTTTTTGATAACCGATACGGCACAGGACAAAGCACATTGGACGGTATCATCAGAGCAACGAACCTGTTAATTGCCGGAACGACAGTTGTCGTTGCGGGTTATGGATGGTGCGGCAGAGGGGTCGCGAGTCGCGCACGCGGCTTAGGTGCGAACGTAATTGTAACCGAAGTTACCGCCTTGAAAGCATTGGAAGCGGTAATGGACGGCTTCCGGGTGATGCCGATGCAGAAGGCGGTTCAGGAAGCCGACCTCATTATAACGCTCACAGGGGATATTCATGTTTTGCGTAAGGAACATTTTGAGGCGATGAAAGACGGCGCGATTATTGCGAATTCCGGTCATTTCAACGTCGAGATTGACATTCCTGCGCTCGAAAAGTTGAGCGTTGATAAAGGGAACGCGCGCCCCTATGTAGACGCGTATATCCTTGAAGATGGTAGGAAACTCTACCTTGTCGGTGAAGGCAGATTGGTAAACCTTGCTGCTGCCGAGGGGCACCCGGCGAGCGTTATGGACATGAGCTTTGCCAACCAAGCTCTGTCTCTTGAATACATCGCTAAAAATCATGAGCAATTTGAGAATCGCGTCTACGATGTTCCTGAATCTATTGACGAGACCGTTGCGCAGTTGAAGCTGCAAGCATTTGGTGTTGAAATTGACACGCTCACGGCAGAGCAGGAGAAATATCTCAACTCGTGGGAAATGGGAACTTAG
- the metK gene encoding methionine adenosyltransferase: MSKNFLFTSESVTEGHPDKIADQISDAVLDTIFTTDPMGRVACETLVTTGLAVITGEITTTADYDAQQIAREVLTDIGYTDIEYGFDAERSAVLSIIDKQSPDIAMGVNPGGAGDQGLMFGYACTETPELMPLPITLAHQLVRQLAKVRKDGTLSFIRPDGKSQVTVEYVDNKPKTVTTVVISSQHDPDVVDTELREAIIEEVIKKIIPKNLQSPDIKYHINPTGRFVTGGPQGDAGLTGRKIIVDTYGGMGRHGGGALSGKDPTKVDRSATYAARHVAKNLVAAGLAERCEIQISYAIGRRDPISIMVDTFGTGDEAALTKLVNAHFDLTPAGIIERLKLRQPIYRNTAAYGHFGREEPGFTWEETDYIEKLR, translated from the coding sequence TTGAGTAAGAATTTTCTGTTTACGTCCGAATCTGTCACTGAAGGACACCCAGACAAAATTGCGGACCAAATCTCTGACGCAGTACTTGATACAATATTCACAACAGACCCGATGGGTAGAGTTGCCTGTGAAACTTTGGTTACAACCGGGCTTGCTGTCATCACAGGCGAGATCACGACTACCGCTGATTATGATGCACAACAAATTGCACGGGAAGTTCTTACCGATATAGGTTATACTGATATTGAATACGGTTTTGATGCCGAACGAAGTGCTGTATTGAGTATTATTGATAAACAGTCTCCTGATATCGCAATGGGGGTGAATCCCGGCGGTGCTGGGGACCAAGGGTTAATGTTTGGGTATGCATGCACCGAAACCCCTGAATTGATGCCGCTACCGATTACCCTCGCTCATCAATTGGTGCGACAGTTGGCAAAGGTTCGTAAAGATGGCACCCTTTCCTTTATCCGTCCCGATGGAAAATCTCAGGTAACTGTTGAATATGTTGACAACAAACCTAAAACAGTGACCACAGTTGTTATCTCCTCTCAGCACGATCCGGATGTTGTGGATACTGAGTTGCGGGAAGCAATTATTGAAGAGGTAATTAAAAAAATTATTCCTAAAAACCTTCAATCTCCAGACATCAAATATCATATCAACCCAACCGGACGTTTTGTGACTGGGGGCCCACAAGGGGATGCCGGGTTAACAGGCAGAAAGATTATAGTTGATACGTATGGCGGTATGGGACGCCACGGCGGAGGCGCACTCTCAGGAAAAGATCCGACCAAAGTAGACCGGAGCGCAACTTATGCAGCACGACACGTCGCCAAAAATCTCGTTGCAGCGGGACTCGCAGAACGGTGCGAAATTCAGATCTCTTATGCAATTGGCAGAAGAGACCCTATTTCTATTATGGTAGACACGTTTGGCACGGGGGATGAAGCAGCACTCACGAAACTGGTCAACGCGCACTTTGACTTGACCCCGGCGGGTATTATTGAACGGTTGAAATTGCGCCAGCCGATCTATCGGAATACGGCCGCGTATGGACATTTTGGGCGCGAGGAACCCGGTTTTACTTGGGAAGAGACCGATTACATAGAAAAACTCCGGTAG
- a CDS encoding response regulator — MKTENLPLAEGQPETSKRILVIEDQELNRKVVRIVLQSRGYTVVEATDAVEALASLEDAIPQLILMDIALPGQSGEDLTKRIKANLAWVDIPIIALTAAAMSGDKERILKAGCDDYLSKPIDIKVLVERVETHLRRTEA; from the coding sequence GTGAAAACTGAAAACCTACCTCTAGCTGAAGGACAGCCAGAAACGTCCAAGCGGATCTTAGTAATTGAAGATCAAGAGTTGAACCGAAAAGTTGTGCGGATTGTCCTACAATCAAGAGGCTACACAGTTGTGGAAGCGACTGATGCTGTGGAGGCACTCGCCAGTTTAGAAGACGCGATACCACAACTGATTCTCATGGATATTGCTTTACCCGGACAAAGCGGTGAAGATTTAACAAAACGGATCAAAGCGAATCTGGCGTGGGTAGATATACCTATTATAGCGCTAACGGCTGCAGCGATGTCTGGCGATAAAGAACGTATCCTCAAAGCAGGATGCGATGATTATCTCAGTAAGCCGATTGACATTAAGGTCCTCGTTGAACGTGTAGAGACTCATCTCAGAAGGACAGAGGCATGA
- a CDS encoding BrnT family toxin produces MSTQQRFSWDPRKNRTNIAKHHISFSRAAKIFDGPRLEKEDTRRDYGEKRMLALGRSEGRILRVVYTRRNSGIHIISARKANTHERAEYIRRIQSF; encoded by the coding sequence ATGTCAACACAACAACGATTTTCTTGGGATCCAAGAAAAAACCGGACCAACATTGCAAAACACCACATCAGTTTTTCCAGAGCAGCGAAGATTTTTGATGGCCCGCGCTTGGAAAAAGAAGACACCCGTAGAGACTATGGCGAAAAACGGATGCTTGCCCTGGGCCGAAGTGAAGGACGGATTCTTCGTGTCGTCTATACACGGCGCAATTCAGGCATTCATATCATTTCAGCTAGAAAGGCGAATACCCATGAAAGAGCAGAATACATACGTCGAATACAGTCGTTCTGA
- a CDS encoding 30S ribosomal protein S1 — protein sequence MNNEQANTNVSTVDVEEEKHSAEGSVDVNQEVVSEAETPEDAQAASATDAEGEGQEEVTSSEEEATADDTDPDQADETNPEEAVEATVSDADSEETATLTDDTALEEAAEVAAPEVDVDAEVATTLTDETPPPEEAVEVAVPEEAATLTDETPSPEEEETVAAAEEPPEPMSPESLEEAYDNSIKAFTDGEIVKGVVVDVNRDEVMIDIGFKSEGYIPAAEFEPGQEGLPAVQVGDEIDVYIVRREDSEGQIVLSKKIADQTLIWDEIATAHESGAPVQGRITERIKGGLRVSVGSLRGFLPASQVELRPIQNLEQYVGQTLDMKVISLSKRRHNIVLSRRAWLEAELVQKRAEVLNTLEVGQLITGVVKNITAFGAFVDLGGVDGLLHKTDMAWKRIHHPSDVVSVGEEVEVQVIGISQENEKISLGLKQKTPDPWANIEEKYPVGATVRGVVVNIVNYGAFLQLEEGVEGLIHVSEMAWTRRNVAPSRIVNKGDEIEAIVLEISREDKRISLGLKQLQQNPWELLEQRSPVGSKITGRIRNLTSFGAFVEIEPGIDGLIHTSDLSWTKRGAAANEALKEGSEIEVVVLQIDAAERRVSLGLKQTQPDPWEEVPEKYKVGSVVRGKVVNLTSFGAFTKLEEGIEGLIHISELADRRIEKPEEIVSVGDELDLKVINLSPKDRRIGLSLKALLAEQERATTPDEEEKPARTRPERPSRSRREREPRRQLPAREETVTTLGALLKEEMGKSNAESVESSESVENVETAEGAETVESVEIVEDAENVESPESVEVVEDVEASESIEDVEIAESTEASESVEDAENPESTEDSEDTENSEN from the coding sequence ATGAACAACGAACAAGCAAATACAAATGTTTCCACCGTTGATGTGGAAGAAGAAAAACACTCAGCTGAAGGATCAGTTGACGTGAATCAGGAAGTAGTGAGCGAGGCAGAGACACCAGAAGATGCGCAAGCAGCTTCAGCAACCGATGCAGAGGGTGAGGGGCAAGAAGAAGTCACGAGTAGTGAAGAGGAAGCGACTGCTGACGATACTGATCCCGATCAAGCTGATGAGACTAACCCCGAAGAAGCGGTAGAAGCAACCGTTAGTGATGCTGATTCTGAGGAAACGGCAACGCTCACCGATGATACCGCACTTGAGGAGGCAGCAGAAGTTGCTGCGCCTGAGGTTGATGTTGATGCTGAGGTAGCGACAACGCTTACTGATGAAACACCTCCGCCTGAGGAAGCAGTAGAAGTTGCTGTTCCTGAAGAAGCGGCAACGCTTACCGATGAAACACCTTCACCTGAGGAAGAGGAAACAGTGGCTGCAGCGGAAGAGCCACCGGAGCCGATGAGTCCGGAATCTCTTGAGGAAGCGTATGATAATTCGATAAAGGCGTTTACAGATGGAGAGATTGTTAAAGGTGTTGTCGTAGATGTCAATCGTGATGAGGTAATGATTGATATCGGCTTTAAATCTGAAGGCTATATCCCGGCAGCAGAATTTGAGCCTGGGCAAGAAGGGTTACCTGCTGTACAGGTTGGTGATGAAATCGATGTCTACATAGTACGGCGTGAGGACTCCGAAGGACAAATAGTCCTTTCAAAGAAGATAGCCGATCAAACTCTCATTTGGGACGAGATAGCGACCGCGCATGAAAGTGGTGCACCGGTGCAGGGTCGTATCACTGAACGGATTAAGGGTGGATTGCGAGTGAGCGTCGGATCCCTGCGCGGCTTTTTACCCGCTTCACAAGTGGAATTGCGTCCTATCCAAAACCTTGAGCAGTATGTCGGGCAAACGCTGGATATGAAAGTGATCAGCCTGAGCAAGCGGCGGCATAACATCGTTTTATCGCGCCGTGCGTGGTTGGAAGCTGAACTTGTCCAAAAGCGCGCGGAAGTTCTCAATACACTTGAAGTTGGTCAACTTATAACGGGCGTAGTGAAAAATATTACCGCTTTTGGTGCGTTTGTTGATCTTGGGGGCGTTGATGGTTTACTCCATAAAACAGATATGGCATGGAAGCGTATCCATCATCCGTCCGATGTCGTCTCGGTGGGTGAAGAGGTTGAAGTCCAAGTTATCGGGATCAGCCAAGAGAACGAGAAAATTTCGCTGGGCTTGAAGCAGAAGACTCCGGACCCGTGGGCAAACATTGAGGAAAAATATCCAGTTGGCGCTACAGTTCGCGGGGTCGTTGTCAATATTGTGAATTATGGTGCGTTCTTACAGTTGGAAGAAGGCGTTGAAGGTTTGATCCATGTCTCTGAAATGGCGTGGACGCGTCGGAATGTCGCCCCCTCGCGAATCGTCAATAAGGGTGATGAGATTGAAGCCATTGTGCTTGAAATCTCAAGGGAAGACAAACGCATTTCACTCGGACTCAAGCAGCTGCAACAAAACCCATGGGAACTCTTGGAACAGAGGTCCCCTGTCGGTAGCAAGATCACTGGTCGTATCCGAAACTTGACGAGTTTTGGAGCGTTCGTTGAAATTGAACCCGGAATTGATGGGTTAATTCATACTTCTGATCTCTCGTGGACCAAGCGGGGTGCCGCAGCCAATGAAGCACTTAAGGAAGGTAGTGAGATTGAGGTCGTTGTCCTACAGATTGACGCGGCTGAACGCCGAGTCTCATTAGGACTCAAGCAGACGCAACCCGATCCGTGGGAAGAAGTACCCGAGAAGTATAAGGTCGGCTCTGTCGTCCGCGGTAAGGTTGTTAATCTCACCAGTTTTGGAGCGTTCACGAAACTCGAAGAAGGTATTGAAGGACTAATTCACATCTCTGAACTCGCTGACCGGCGAATAGAAAAGCCGGAGGAAATTGTTTCCGTAGGTGATGAATTAGACTTGAAAGTGATCAACCTATCACCGAAAGATCGGCGTATTGGCTTGAGTTTAAAGGCACTCCTTGCTGAGCAAGAACGCGCCACAACACCTGATGAAGAGGAAAAGCCAGCAAGAACACGTCCAGAGCGTCCATCTCGCTCGCGACGAGAACGGGAGCCGCGACGACAATTGCCGGCACGCGAAGAGACTGTCACCACATTGGGTGCCTTGCTTAAAGAGGAAATGGGCAAGTCAAACGCTGAAAGCGTTGAGAGCTCTGAGAGCGTCGAAAACGTTGAGACTGCCGAAGGTGCTGAAACCGTTGAAAGCGTCGAAATCGTTGAAGATGCTGAGAACGTTGAAAGCCCTGAGAGCGTTGAAGTGGTTGAGGATGTTGAGGCTTCTGAGAGCATCGAAGACGTTGAGATTGCTGAGAGTACCGAGGCTTCTGAGAGCGTTGAAGATGCGGAAAATCCCGAAAGCACGGAGGATTCCGAGGATACGGAAAACTCTGAGAATTAG
- a CDS encoding BrnA antitoxin family protein has protein sequence MKEQNTYVEYSRSEIDTQPDETKWSRFDALTDADIDTAAVSDADDPKTDATFWKDATVVMPENVITIDLDLLEWFKTHAPDYETQINTVLREYVEANADN, from the coding sequence ATGAAAGAGCAGAATACATACGTCGAATACAGTCGTTCTGAGATAGACACGCAGCCGGATGAGACCAAGTGGAGCCGCTTTGATGCCCTAACGGATGCAGACATTGATACTGCTGCAGTGTCTGATGCGGACGACCCTAAAACAGATGCCACCTTCTGGAAAGATGCAACCGTAGTAATGCCAGAAAATGTTATCACTATTGATCTAGACCTTTTGGAGTGGTTTAAAACACATGCACCTGACTATGAAACGCAGATTAACACAGTCCTTCGGGAATACGTTGAGGCAAATGCTGACAACTAA
- a CDS encoding STAS domain-containing protein, protein MDSTKLMKLREESGIKILEIKTDLSSYAASDLRKVLEDLLAEKVERVVVNLSEVSHINSTAVGALVGVAKRLRQNGGDLKICALADNLTRTFNLIGASSVVEIYESENSALAAF, encoded by the coding sequence ATGGATTCGACGAAATTAATGAAACTCCGAGAGGAGTCTGGGATCAAAATTCTTGAGATAAAAACAGACTTGAGTAGCTACGCGGCATCTGATTTACGGAAGGTGCTTGAGGATCTGTTAGCAGAGAAAGTTGAGAGAGTTGTCGTCAATCTCAGTGAGGTGAGTCATATCAACAGTACCGCTGTGGGTGCCTTGGTGGGTGTTGCAAAACGGCTTCGTCAAAACGGTGGGGACCTTAAGATCTGCGCGCTCGCCGATAACCTAACACGCACTTTCAATCTGATCGGTGCTTCCAGTGTTGTCGAAATCTACGAGTCAGAAAACAGTGCCCTTGCCGCATTTTAA
- a CDS encoding ATP-binding protein: protein MAKSDIKFKIPSTVFYIEPIRAFIGNLAQSLGFSRKRVADIQLVLDEICSNAIHHGSVDATVGVKLQIRIDTHSLEILVRDTGSPQTGEKSWLTQERLSEIEENRSPSSERGHGIFIAKSLADTHEMHPNSVGGTDVRVVFGL, encoded by the coding sequence ATGGCAAAATCAGATATTAAATTCAAAATTCCGAGCACTGTCTTCTATATAGAACCAATTCGGGCATTTATTGGAAACCTTGCACAAAGCCTCGGATTCTCCAGAAAACGTGTCGCAGACATCCAACTCGTGCTTGATGAAATCTGCAGCAACGCAATACATCATGGCTCAGTTGATGCTACAGTTGGCGTTAAATTACAAATCAGGATTGACACGCACTCCCTCGAGATTTTAGTGAGAGACACGGGTTCACCACAGACAGGAGAAAAAAGCTGGTTAACACAAGAAAGGCTCTCGGAAATCGAAGAGAACCGTTCACCAAGCAGTGAGCGTGGACACGGTATTTTCATCGCCAAATCGCTCGCGGATACCCACGAAATGCATCCCAACTCGGTAGGCGGGACCGATGTCCGAGTTGTTTTTGGTCTCTAA
- a CDS encoding SpoIIE family protein phosphatase, whose amino-acid sequence MNDEMTSEHQETPKILVVDDEPRNVKILQIQLKARGYTVYTAADGLEALDAVEKEMPDLILLDINMPRMDGFEVVKQIRGNAATEFIPIVMITALRDTRENRINSIEAGADDFIEKPFDSLEVLARVRSLLRIKHYQDTLAKHNARLEEELQMARSIQEILIPQDGVLELSGFRIASRCCPEMAVGGDFFDIWEIAPNRLGVFISDVMGHGVSAAFVTVFIKTVLAEFQQQVEDNPGYLLEILNTRFNDLISSRLFMFATAFCGIIDLDKGELICANAGHSFPFLYNTDRQAYDIVGDKHTGNGLGIWQESVYETIHYPFDLSSKMFLYTDGVYEAKNPQGEEFTVERLQQLVSACTDQSAAKLIANISEAIDVFTDTCPKEDDLTLIAIEVAREG is encoded by the coding sequence ATGAACGATGAAATGACTTCTGAACACCAAGAAACCCCGAAAATCCTCGTTGTTGATGATGAACCGAGAAATGTCAAAATTCTCCAAATTCAGCTCAAGGCGCGAGGCTATACGGTTTACACAGCCGCAGATGGACTTGAGGCACTTGATGCTGTAGAGAAAGAGATGCCAGATCTCATCTTATTGGATATCAACATGCCAAGGATGGATGGTTTTGAAGTTGTCAAACAAATTCGAGGAAATGCAGCCACTGAGTTTATCCCGATTGTCATGATAACCGCGCTACGCGATACACGCGAAAATCGAATCAATTCTATTGAAGCAGGTGCTGACGATTTTATTGAAAAGCCTTTTGATAGTTTGGAAGTACTGGCACGGGTCCGATCCCTATTGCGAATTAAACACTACCAAGACACACTCGCAAAACATAACGCTCGATTGGAAGAAGAGCTCCAAATGGCACGGAGCATTCAGGAAATATTAATTCCACAGGATGGGGTATTAGAATTATCGGGATTCCGTATCGCTTCGCGTTGCTGTCCTGAAATGGCAGTCGGTGGGGATTTCTTTGATATATGGGAAATTGCACCGAACCGGCTCGGGGTTTTTATTTCTGATGTTATGGGACATGGCGTTTCAGCTGCGTTCGTAACAGTTTTTATTAAAACAGTTTTGGCAGAATTCCAGCAACAGGTTGAGGATAATCCAGGATACCTTCTTGAAATCCTAAATACGCGTTTTAATGATTTGATTAGTTCACGACTGTTTATGTTTGCAACGGCTTTCTGCGGTATCATTGATCTCGACAAAGGCGAACTTATCTGTGCCAATGCCGGGCATTCATTCCCATTTTTGTACAATACAGACCGGCAGGCCTACGACATCGTTGGTGATAAGCACACGGGAAATGGGCTCGGCATTTGGCAGGAATCGGTTTATGAGACTATACATTATCCATTTGACCTGTCGAGTAAAATGTTTCTCTATACAGACGGTGTTTATGAAGCGAAAAACCCGCAGGGTGAAGAATTTACGGTAGAGCGTCTCCAACAATTGGTATCCGCTTGTACAGACCAGTCTGCTGCGAAACTCATTGCTAACATCTCAGAGGCTATTGATGTCTTCACCGATACCTGTCCTAAAGAAGACGATCTAACACTCATTGCTATTGAGGTTGCGAGGGAAGGCTAA